Proteins encoded together in one Festucalex cinctus isolate MCC-2025b chromosome 8, RoL_Fcin_1.0, whole genome shotgun sequence window:
- the LOC144023330 gene encoding E3 ubiquitin-protein ligase RNF183-like, whose protein sequence is MSPNEDVECVVCFHDYSRSHRVPRLLHCSHTFCAPCLGTLANVDNEIQTICCPLCRGITTFQASLPLPEALWVNTAIWDQIPEKEQKKKKKNKEESVRILNKQLIKPLSDSNHFKSALHKVFNCCVGDEGHLVF, encoded by the exons ATGTCGCCAAATGAAGATGTGGAGTGTGTGGTGTGTTTCCACGACTACTCACGAAGTCATCGGGTCCCACGCCTGCTACACTGCAGCCACACCTTCTGCGCCCCttgtctggggactctggccaACGTGGACAACGAGATCCAAACCATCTGCTGCCCCCTGTGTCGGGGGATCACCACCTTTCAAGCCAGTCTGCCGTTGCCCGAGGCATTGTGGGTAAACACCGCAATTTGGGATCAGATACCAGAGAaagagcagaagaagaagaagaagaacaaggagGAATCGGTGAGGATTTTGAACAAACAGCTCATCAAGCCACT CTCGGATTCAAATCATTTCAAGTCTGCGCTGCATAAAGTGTTCAACTGTTGTGTGGGAGATGAAGGACATTTGGTCTTCTGA
- the LOC144023329 gene encoding uncharacterized protein LOC144023329, whose product MDAKVPSTSPNEDLECVVCFYDYSRSRRVPRLLHCGHTFCAPCLEKLASVDGVIRTICCPLCRWITCTRASLTLPGALCVDTDIWDQMAEKEQKKKWTRTNKESAEDFGERLIRPILDSNHIVLKSTLQKMFNCIAVHEQHLQAC is encoded by the exons ATGGACGCCAA GGTCCCAAGCACGTCTCCAAATGAAGATCTGGAGTGCGTGGTGTGTTTTTACGACTACTCACGCAGTCGGCGGGTCCCGCGGCTGCTGCACTGCGGTCACACCTTCTGCGCGCCTTGCCTGGAGAAACTGGCCAGCGTGGACGGCGTTATCCGGACCATCTGCTGCCCCCTCTGCCGCTGGATCACCTGCACTCGGGCCAGCCTGACCCTGCCGGGGGCCTTGTGCGTCGACACCGACATCTGGGATCAGATGGCAGAGAAAGAGCAGAAGAAGAAGTGGACGAGGACGAACAAAGAGTCAGCGGAGGATTTCGGCGAGCGGCTCATCAGGCCGAT CTTGGATTCAAATCACATCGTTCTCAAATCTACGCTCCAAAAAATGTTCAACTGCATTGCGGTGCATGAGCAACATTTGCAGGCCTGCTGA
- the ube2j2 gene encoding ubiquitin-conjugating enzyme E2 J2, which translates to MNNNGNKRAPTTATQRLKQDYLRIKKDPVPYICAEPLPSNILEWHYVVRGPEKTPYEGGYYHGKLIFPREFPFKPPSIYMITPNGRFKCNTRLCLSITDFHPDTWNPAWSVSTILTGLLSFMVEKGPTLGSIETSEHTKRQLSAQSLAFNLKDKVFCELFPDVVEEMKQKQKLQEELSARTQPLPLPDVVPDGDPQQAHYGLPALNGGPIPLGGANPAQGLQQANRNHGLLGGALANLFVIVGFAAFAYTVKYVLRSIAQD; encoded by the exons ATGAACAACAATGGGAACAAGAGAGCTCCAACCACAGCCACTCAGCGACTTAAGCAGGATTACCTCAGGATAAAGAAAGACCCTGTGCCTTACATCTGTGCTGAGCCTCTGCCCTCCAACATCCTCGAATG GCACTATGTGGTGAGAGGTCCAGAGAAAACTCCTtatgaag GAGGTTACTATCACGGAAAGCTCATATTTCCTCGGGAATTCCCTTTTAAGCCACCAAGTATCTACATGATAACCCCCAACGGCAGATTTAAATGTAATACCAG GCTGTGTTTGTCCATCACAGACTTCCACCCGGACACGTGGAACCCGGCCTGGTCCGTCTCCACCATCCTCACGGGTCTGCTCAGCTTCATGGTGGAGAAAGGACCCACCCTGGGCAGCATCGAGACCTCAGAACACACG AAAAGACAACTCTCTGCCCAAAGTCTCGCCTTCAACCTGAAGGACAAAGTCTTCTGTGAATTGTTCCCTGATGTTGTGGAG GAGATGAAGCAAAAACAGAAACTCCAAGAAGAGCTCAGCGCCCGCACTCAGCCCCTCCCCTTACCCGATGTGGTGCCCGACGGCGACCCCCAGCAAGCCCATTACGGCCTCCCCGCCCTCAACGGGGGCCCCATCCCACTCGGGGGCGCCAACCCCGCCCAGGGCCTGCAGCAAGCCAATCGCAACCACGGACTTCTAGGCGGCGCTCTCGCCAACCTGTTTGTCATCGTGGGCTTCGCCGCGTTCGCCTACACGGTCAAGTACGTGCTGAGGAGCATAGCGCAGGATTGA